The proteins below are encoded in one region of Rubripirellula reticaptiva:
- the acs gene encoding acetate--CoA ligase, with translation MTDPSGQIDHILIEDRKFPPPAEFTKRAVVSTQAQYDEMYAKARDDRDGFWKAEANEHLHWFEPFGDVCQWNAPHAKWFLGGKTNASYNCLDRNIDAGRGDKLAIVWEGEPGDTRTLTYTELRSEVAKCAAALTQIGISAGDVVSIYMPMTPELPIAMLACARIGAIHSVIFAGFSAESIADRNNDASAKMVITADGLYRRGKVLPLKETVDEALAKSPTVEHCLVLQRTGTENVPMTEGRDVWWHDVVDSQSDDFPAVPLDSETPLFILYTSGSTGKPKGILHTTAGYNLWAKRTFDWVFDHREDDIYWCTADCGWITGHSYIVYGPLSAGATCLMYEGAPNHPAEDRFWDLVEKYKVTILYTAPTAVRAFIKWGDEHVEKHDLSSLRLLGSVGEGINPEAWIWYHKMIGGERCPIVDTWWQTETGGIMMSPLPGITATIPGSCTTPLPGIVPAIVDEAGNVVDAQHGGMLCIAEPWPGMLRGIYGDEQRFVEQYWSMVPGKYLTGDNARKDEHGFYWIMGRIDDVINVSGHRLSTIEVESALVSHDAVCEAAVVGRHDDLKGQAIAAFVTIHNREPNEELRKELKLHVRKQIGALAQPDDIRFAATLPKTRSGKIMRRLLRDVASGREVVGDTSTLEDLSVLAKLGDDEA, from the coding sequence ATGACCGACCCATCCGGCCAGATTGACCATATCCTGATCGAAGACCGTAAATTTCCACCTCCCGCGGAATTTACCAAACGGGCCGTCGTTTCGACCCAAGCCCAGTACGACGAAATGTACGCCAAAGCTCGCGATGATCGCGACGGATTTTGGAAAGCCGAAGCGAATGAGCATCTGCATTGGTTCGAACCATTCGGCGATGTGTGCCAGTGGAACGCACCGCACGCCAAGTGGTTCCTCGGCGGCAAAACCAACGCCAGCTACAACTGCTTGGACCGAAACATCGACGCAGGTCGCGGTGACAAATTGGCAATCGTTTGGGAAGGCGAACCAGGCGACACCCGAACACTGACCTACACCGAATTGCGATCCGAAGTTGCCAAGTGCGCTGCGGCGCTGACCCAAATTGGCATCTCCGCCGGCGATGTCGTCAGCATCTACATGCCAATGACCCCCGAATTGCCGATCGCGATGTTGGCGTGTGCTCGCATCGGTGCAATCCACTCAGTCATCTTTGCCGGTTTCAGCGCCGAATCAATTGCTGATCGAAACAACGACGCTAGCGCCAAGATGGTGATCACCGCGGACGGTTTGTATCGCCGCGGAAAAGTACTACCGCTCAAAGAAACCGTCGACGAGGCTCTCGCAAAATCGCCGACGGTCGAGCACTGCTTGGTGCTGCAACGAACGGGCACCGAAAATGTTCCAATGACCGAGGGACGTGACGTATGGTGGCATGACGTCGTTGATTCACAATCCGATGACTTCCCCGCTGTTCCGCTCGACAGCGAAACGCCGCTGTTCATTCTTTATACATCTGGCAGTACTGGCAAACCCAAGGGCATTCTGCACACGACTGCAGGCTACAACCTGTGGGCAAAGCGAACGTTCGATTGGGTGTTCGATCACCGGGAAGACGACATCTATTGGTGCACGGCAGACTGTGGTTGGATCACCGGACACAGCTACATTGTGTATGGCCCGCTGTCCGCCGGCGCGACTTGCTTGATGTACGAAGGCGCACCAAACCATCCGGCCGAAGATCGTTTCTGGGACTTGGTCGAAAAGTACAAAGTCACGATTCTGTATACCGCACCCACGGCCGTTCGGGCCTTCATCAAGTGGGGTGACGAGCACGTCGAAAAGCACGATCTGTCGAGCTTACGATTGCTTGGCAGCGTCGGTGAAGGCATCAATCCCGAAGCCTGGATTTGGTACCACAAAATGATTGGCGGCGAGCGCTGCCCGATCGTGGATACATGGTGGCAAACCGAAACGGGCGGCATCATGATGAGCCCGCTGCCGGGGATCACAGCGACCATTCCTGGTTCATGCACCACACCGCTGCCCGGTATCGTTCCCGCAATTGTCGACGAGGCGGGCAACGTCGTCGACGCACAGCACGGTGGAATGCTTTGCATCGCCGAGCCTTGGCCAGGAATGCTGCGTGGCATCTATGGCGACGAACAGCGTTTCGTTGAACAGTACTGGTCGATGGTGCCGGGCAAGTATTTGACAGGCGACAACGCTCGCAAAGACGAACACGGTTTCTACTGGATCATGGGGCGGATCGATGATGTGATCAACGTCTCGGGTCACCGCTTAAGCACAATCGAGGTCGAGAGCGCTTTGGTAAGCCACGACGCTGTTTGCGAAGCCGCTGTGGTCGGTCGCCATGACGACTTAAAAGGCCAAGCGATTGCCGCTTTCGTCACCATCCACAACCGCGAACCCAACGAAGAACTTCGCAAAGAATTGAAGCTGCACGTTCGAAAGCAAATCGGCGCGCTCGCGCAGCCCGACGACATTCGGTTCGCTGCAACGCTTCCCAAAACGCGAAGTGGAAAAATCATGCGACGCCTGCTGAGGGACGTCGCATCGGGGCGCGAAGTGGTCGGTGACACTTCGACGCTGGAAGATTTGTCG